A genomic segment from Brienomyrus brachyistius isolate T26 chromosome 9, BBRACH_0.4, whole genome shotgun sequence encodes:
- the nes gene encoding nestin isoform X41, whose amino-acid sequence MEVPSYMGTEKYQMLELNKRLETYLGRVKFLEEENKLLHGEVEALRQSKNQRVWKGQLEGELRKTREEVEAALREKDRVELEVSNLNEELQMLQLQRKKVAVARAETKKTVDESKKQLEEEHRGQIWLREKLAQLEKELQFHMEVHQEDVSLLQTQIIHTQYVPPHTYVQPQLLGLEDIKQEFSQRAARAWQEAAGSFQNQVQRLEDSLTQAKSRMAQVSQEKKESYLMAQCLAKELEAAQAKKELLEKNVSQQKDRQLKELQHLEVHLEALESEKAELSNQTAAILKDRHNLLQLKLSLGLEVATYRTLLDSESLRPRVSPKIYYQSASTSREVPKHQTIKQSLTPTISVKPGRRSEMTAPTMAPASLQAPKVNPNEKSIRSEMTNNEEDGWCAESPGSPGWSTHYSKADVIDSSLSGDVRAVEADEGEDHAYALSEQMAQELRATVISLDTSVTETSAIRETHIKEMEEECNLEIAGLEKNLTKQPSLAGEELDQDSKNTLKCLTVTPQFAVDIKGLLSSEQTLDVSEKENPDALKADQLEDNFSDRPVEEVSEMTEKYLPVEAVDESLLVWGEKQVGSEEVNGMESMTSGSKSEPESERELELETIPNETDSFGFEALVSNQSNSAELMLDEKTAEESQSSMTEVKGMQFSEEISLNHRQTTTSYEESKDNVGSMAHQQVDELTLEECRTCELKGCVRKLEEENAGDVAEQTCDNGERDEEKIDGVMEVGEENQSFHTSTLIFECPRVEKTNEQQVHLFTNAEQQEFSDNDDVSNATNSWRTGGDLDSTDSYALENTLADTRPLIRYRSDETDMNTQASHLGETDSSEDEEQESGAGIFEKEKRYSLGSRGDRMIEDLIEEPEWEEIQKSENAGCFNNRETDTSQIEEDDGHGIDKIEEKEIHFEGNVGCLESDGKSVLEIDRKAMLSEENIDLDQAEQDRALGNKAYDQTNLNKDMGDHVDGIVSTGSTDTKADLEKYCYDKATPLSSMEVDSNFLPQETDSTDIKADLEKDGEDDPTTQINWEVDSNFLPQATDSTDIKADLDKDSEDDPTTQINLEVDSNFLPQATDSTDIKADLEKDSEDDPTTQINLEMDSNFLPQATDSTDIKADLEKDSEDDPTTQINLEVDSNFLPQATDSTDIKADLEKDSEDDPTTQINWEMDSNFLPQATDSTDIKADLEKDSEDDPTTQINWEVDTNFLPQATDLTDIKADLEKDSEDDPTTQINWEVDTNFLPQATDSADIKEDLEKDSEDDPTTQINWEMDSNFLPQATDSTDIKADLEKDSEDDPTTQINLEMDSNFLPQATDSTDIKADLEKDSEDDPTTQINLEAESKFLPQETDSTDIKADLEKDSEDDPTTQINLEADSNFLPQQGTIECEEFMEPKSHASCDSETNLVNPVNINSEESSGNLSDNEEGIRKESFVENFTISSYGQSPSTENDNTSEILHSQTVTSDEGSEKVLKSEVTEMRPEQKEEDGENSSMLTNVDFNDDLSLHSEITSIAEVLEHTAISDLEDSYSSEDDSPNASQSLKSINQEDISENHKEKETMTCSVNDSGLIGGTEKHFPKLSSTSIENAWGSSDHIQDDKRGILGTDLKASDQFIQSDENIKEYFSYTEQKYGESKASEQQNGNDHDSETKEDEIFTAEVEGLPRIHEKCTELFSATLNEEFWNSNGKMGAFFHPQECGNSECVHTHPNQNAENTENMLETKQCTELRLKEAQSHGLPVQEQIPAHIEQLLYENMERDKKHSEESLEEEDSWSGGED is encoded by the exons ATGGAGGTCCCCAGCTACATGGGAACTGAGAAGTACCAGATGCTGGAGCTCAACAAGCGTTTGGAGACATACCTGGGCAGGGTGAAGTTCCTTGAGGAGGAGAACAAGCTGCTACATGGGGAAGTTGAGGCTCTGAGGCAGAGTAAGAACCAGCGGGTCTGGAAAGGACAGCTGGAGGGTGAGCTGAGGAAGACCAGGGAGGAAGTGGAGGCAGCTTTGAGGGAGAAGGACAGGGTGGAGCTCGAAGTAAGCAATCTTAATGAGGAGCTGCAGATGCTTCAGCTACAGAGGAAGAAGGTGGCAGTTGCCCGGGCTGAGACCAAGAAGACAGTAGATGAAAGTAAGAAACAACTGGAGGAGGAACATAGAGGCCAGATCTGGCTACGAGAGAAGCTGGCTCAACTGGAGAAAGAGCTGCAGTTCCACATGGAGGTCCACCAAGAGGATGTCTCACTCCTGCAAACCCAGATAATCCACACCCAGTATGTCCCTCCTCATACTTATGTTCAACCACAGCTACTTGGCCTTGAGGACATAAAGCAAGAGTTCTCCCAGAGGGCTGCCCGGGCATGGCAGGAGGCAGCGGGATCATTTCAGAACCAGGTTCAGCGTCTGGAAGACTCTCTGACCCAGGCCAAGTCTCGTATGGCCCAGGTGAGCCAAGAGAAGAAGGAGAGCTACTTGATGGCCCAGTGCCTAGCCAAGGAGCTGGAAGCAGCCCAGGCCAAGAAGGAGCTCCTTGAGAAGAACGTTTCTCAACAGAAGGACAGGCAGCTGAAAGAGCTCCAGCACCTAGAG GTGCATCTGGAGGCCCTGGAAAGCGAGAAAGCAGAGCTTAGTAACCAGACTGCGGCTATTCTGAAGGACAGACACAACCTGCTGCAGCTGAAGCTGTCGCTGGGGCTGGAGGTGGCCACATACAG AACTCTACTAGACAGTGAGAGTCTGAGACCACGTGTGTCTCCCAAAATTTACTACCAGAGTGCCAGCACTTCCC GTGAAGTGCCAAAGCATCAGACTATTAAACAAAGCCTTACCCCCACCATTTCAGTAAAGCCTGGGAGGAGGTCTGAGATGACTGCACCAACAATGGCCCCAGCAAGCCTTCAGGCCCCAAAAGTCAACCCTAACGAAAAGTCCATCAGATCTGAAATGACAAATAATGAGGAAGATGGATGGTGTGCAGAGTCACCCGGTTCTCCAGGTTGGTCAACACATTACTCAAAAGCAGATGTGATTGACAGCAGTTTAAGTGGAGATGTAAGAGCCGTTGAGGCCGATGAGGGGGAGGACCATGCCTACGCTCTCTCTGAGCAAATGGCACAAGAATTAAGAGCCACTGTAATTAGTCTAGACACATCTGTCACCGAGACGTCTGCCATCAGGGAAACGCACATTAAAGAAATGGAGGAGGAATGTAATTTAGAGATCGCTGGGCTCGAAAAAAATCTGACAAAGCAGCCGTCCCTTGCAGGAGAAGAGTTAGACCAGGAttcaaaaaacacattaaaatgtttGACAGTGACACCCCAATTCGCTGTTGACATCAAAGGGCTCCTTAGCTCTGAACAAACACTTGatgtttctgaaaaagaaaatccAGATGCTTTGAAGGCCGATCAACTGGAAGACAACTTTAGTGACAGACCTGTAGAGGAGGTCTCTGAAATGACTGAAAAGTACCTTCCAGTTGAAGCTGTAGATGAATCATTGTTAGTATGGGGTGAAAAACAAGTAGGGTCAGAGGAGGTTAATGGAATGGAAAGCATGACATCGGGATCTAAGTCAGAACCAGAATCAGAAAGAGAATTAGAACTGGAAACCATCCCAAATGAGACAGATTCCTTTGGCTTTGAGGCTTTAGTTAGTAATCAGTCCAACTCTGCGGAGTTAATGCTGGATGAGAAAACTGCAGAAGAATCACAGTCATCTATGACAGAAGTAAAGGGTATGCAGTTTTCGGAAGAGATTTCTTTGAATCACAGGCAGACAACAACATCTTATGAAGAAAGTAAGGACAATGTGGGGAGCATGGCCCACCAGCAAGTGGACGAACTGACTCTGGAAGAATGTAGAACTTGTGAACTGAAGGGATGCGTACGTAAATTAGAGGAAGAGAATGCAGGAGATGTAGCAGAACAGACGTGTGATAATGGGGAGAGAGATGAGGAAAAAATAGATGGAGTGATGGAGGTAGGAGAAGAAAATCAGAGTTTCCACACCAGCACTTTGATTTTCGAGTGCCCAAGAGTAGAGAAAACTAATGAACAGCAAGTGCATTTATTCACCAATGCGGAGCAACAAGAATTCTCTGACAATGACGACGTTTCGAATGCCACCAATTCATGGAGAACAGGGGGAGATCTTGACAGCACTGATAGCTATGCTTTGGAGAACACGCTTGCCGACACCCGTCCCTTGATCCGATACAGGAGTGATGAGACAGACATGAACACTCAAGCATCACACTTAGGCGAGACCGActccagtgaggatgaagaACAAGAGTCAGGAGCGGGAATttttgaaaaggaaaaaaggtACAGCCTCGGTTCTAGAGGCGACCGGATGATAGAGGATCTCATTGAAGAGCCAGAATGGGAGGAGATACAAAAGAGCGAGAATGCAGGCTGCTTTAATAATAGAGAGACTGATACAAGTCAAATAGAGGAGGATGATGGTCACGGAATTGATAAAATTGAAGAGAAAGAGATACATTTTGAAGGCAATGTTGGATGTTTGGAATCTGATGGAAAATCTGTACTGGAGATAGACAGGAAAGCAATGTTAAGTGAAGAGAATATAGACCTAGATCAAGCAGAACAGGACAGGGCTCTTGGAAATAAGGCATATGACCAGACAAACCTGAATAAGGACATGGGTGATCATGTTGATGGAATCGTAAGTACAGGTTCAACTGACACCAAAGCAGATTTAGAAAAATATTGTTATGATAAAGCCACACCCCTAAGTAGTATGGAGGTGGACAGCAATTTTCTACCACAAGAAACAGACTCAACTGATATCAAAGCAGATTTAGAGAAAGACGGTGAAGATGACCCCACAACCCAAATTAATTGGGAGGTGGACAGCAATTTTCTACCACAAGCAACAGATTCAACTGATATCAAAGCAGACTTAGACAAAGACAGTGAAGATGACCCCACaacccaaattaatttggaggtGGACAGCAATTTTCTACCACAAGCAACAGATTCAACTGATATCAAAGCAGATTTAGAGAAAGACAGTGAAGATGACCCCACaacccaaattaatttggagatGGACAGCAATTTTCTACCACAAGCAACAGATTCAACTGATATCAAAGCAGATTTAGAGAAAGACAGTGAAGATGACCCCACaacccaaattaatttggaggtGGACAGCAATTTTCTACCACAAGCAACAGATTCAACTGATATCAAAGCAGATTTAGAGAAAGACAGTGAAGATGACCCCACAACCCAAATTAATTGGGAG ATGGACAGCAATTTTCTACCACAAGCAACAGATTCAACTGATATCAAAGCAGATTTAGAGAAAGACAGTGAAGATGACCCCACAACCCAAATTAATTGGGAGGTGGACACCAATTTTCTACCACAAGCAACAGATTTAACTGATATCAAAGCAGATTTAGAGAAAGACAGTGAAGATGACCCCACAACCCAAATTAATTGGGAGGTGGACACCAATTTTCTACCACAAGCAACAGATTCAGCTGATATCAAAGAAGATTTAGAGAAAGACAGTGAAGATGACCCCACAACCCAAATTAATTGGGAG atGGACAGCAATTTTCTACCACAAGCAACAGATTCAACTGATATCAAAGCAGATTTAGAGAAAGACAGTGAAGATGACCCCACaacccaaattaatttggagatGGACAGCAATTTTCTACCACAAGCAACAGATTCAACTGATATCAAAGCAGATTTAGAGAAAGACAGTGAAGATGACCCCACaacccaaattaatttggaggcGGAGAGCAAGTTTCTACCACAAGAAACAGATTCAACTGATATCAAAGCAGATTTAGAGAAAGACAGTGAAGATGACCCCACaacccaaattaatttggaggcGGACAGCAATTTTCTGCCACAGCAAGGAACTATAGAATGTGAGGAATTCATGGAGCCAAAGAGTCATGCCAGCTGTGACAGTGAAACAAACCTtgtcaatcctgttaatatcaACAGTGAAGAAAGCTCAGGGAATTTGTCAGACAATGAGGAAGGTATCAGAAAAGAATCATTTGTTGAGAACTTCACGATATCATCATATGGGCAGTCACCATCCACTGAAAATGACAACACCAGTGAGATATTACATTCACAAACTGTGACTTCAGACGAAGGGTCAGAAAAAGTGCTGAAAAGTGAGGTAACGGAAATGCGTCCTGAGCAGAAAGAGGAGGATGGCGAGAACTCATCCATGCTAACAAATGTGGATTTCAACGATGATCTCTCATTGCACAGTGAGATCACAAGCATCGCAGAAGTTCTAGAACATACTGCCATATCAGACTTAGAGGATTCGTACAGTTCTGAAGATGACTCACCCAATGCCAGTCAGTCATTAAAATCTATCAATCAGGAGGACATCTCTGAAAATCACAAAGAGAAGGAAACAATGACATGTTCTGTGAATGATTCTGGATTAATAGGAGGGACAGAGAAGCATTTTCCAAAATTATCCAGCACCTCTATAGAAAATGCCTGGGGCAGCAGTGATCACATCCAAGATGATAAGAGGGGGATTCTAGGCACAGATTTAAAGGCATCTGaccagtttatccaaagtgacgaaaacataaaagaatacttttcatACAccgagcaaaaatatggagagTCAAAAGCTTCGGAACAGCAAAATGGAAACGATCATGATAGTGAAACAAAGGAAGATGAGATCTTCACAGCAGAAGTTGAGGGACTTCCCCGAATACATGAAAAATGCACAGAGTTGTTCAGCGCCACTCTTAATGAAGAGTTCTGGAATTCTAATGGAAAGATGGGAGCCTTCTTTCATCCACAGGAGTGTGGGAATTCGGAATGCGTTCACACGCACCCTAATCAGAACGCGGAAAATACAGAGAACATGCTAGAAACAAAACAATGCACAGAATTAAGACTAAAGGAGGCTCAATCACACGGTCTACCAGTGCAAGAGCAGATCCCGGCTCACATCGAGCAGCTATTGTACGAAAACATGGAAAGAGACAAGAAACATTCTGAAGAATCTCTGGAAGAGGAAgactcctggtctggtggagaAGATTAG
- the nes gene encoding nestin isoform X45 — MEVPSYMGTEKYQMLELNKRLETYLGRVKFLEEENKLLHGEVEALRQSKNQRVWKGQLEGELRKTREEVEAALREKDRVELEVSNLNEELQMLQLQRKKVAVARAETKKTVDESKKQLEEEHRGQIWLREKLAQLEKELQFHMEVHQEDVSLLQTQIIHTQYVPPHTYVQPQLLGLEDIKQEFSQRAARAWQEAAGSFQNQVQRLEDSLTQAKSRMAQVSQEKKESYLMAQCLAKELEAAQAKKELLEKNVSQQKDRQLKELQHLEVHLEALESEKAELSNQTAAILKDRHNLLQLKLSLGLEVATYRTLLDSESLRPRVSPKIYYQSASTSREVPKHQTIKQSLTPTISVKPGRRSEMTAPTMAPASLQAPKVNPNEKSIRSEMTNNEEDGWCAESPGSPGWSTHYSKADVIDSSLSGDVRAVEADEGEDHAYALSEQMAQELRATVISLDTSVTETSAIRETHIKEMEEECNLEIAGLEKNLTKQPSLAGEELDQDSKNTLKCLTVTPQFAVDIKGLLSSEQTLDVSEKENPDALKADQLEDNFSDRPVEEVSEMTEKYLPVEAVDESLLVWGEKQVGSEEVNGMESMTSGSKSEPESERELELETIPNETDSFGFEALVSNQSNSAELMLDEKTAEESQSSMTEVKGMQFSEEISLNHRQTTTSYEESKDNVGSMAHQQVDELTLEECRTCELKGCVRKLEEENAGDVAEQTCDNGERDEEKIDGVMEVGEENQSFHTSTLIFECPRVEKTNEQQVHLFTNAEQQEFSDNDDVSNATNSWRTGGDLDSTDSYALENTLADTRPLIRYRSDETDMNTQASHLGETDSSEDEEQESGAGIFEKEKRYSLGSRGDRMIEDLIEEPEWEEIQKSENAGCFNNRETDTSQIEEDDGHGIDKIEEKEIHFEGNVGCLESDGKSVLEIDRKAMLSEENIDLDQAEQDRALGNKAYDQTNLNKDMGDHVDGIVSTGSTDTKADLEKYCYDKATPLSSMEVDSNFLPQETDSTDIKADLEKDGEDDPTTQINWEVDSNFLPQATDSTDIKADLDKDSEDDPTTQINLEVDSNFLPQATDSTDIKADLEKDSEDDPTTQINLEMDSNFLPQATDSTDIKADLEKDSEDDPTTQINLEVDSNFLPQATDSTDIKADLEKDSEDDPTTQINWEMDSNFLPQATDSTDIKADLEKDSEDDPTTQINWEVDTNFLPQATDLTDIKADLEKDSEDDPTTQINWEVDTNFLPQATDSADIKEDLEKDSEDDPTTQINWEMDSNFLPQATDSTDIKADLEKDSEDDPTTQINLEAESKFLPQETDSTDIKADLEKDSEDDPTTQINLEADSNFLPQQGTIECEEFMEPKSHASCDSETNLVNPVNINSEESSGNLSDNEEGIRKESFVENFTISSYGQSPSTENDNTSEILHSQTVTSDEGSEKVLKSEVTEMRPEQKEEDGENSSMLTNVDFNDDLSLHSEITSIAEVLEHTAISDLEDSYSSEDDSPNASQSLKSINQEDISENHKEKETMTCSVNDSGLIGGTEKHFPKLSSTSIENAWGSSDHIQDDKRGILGTDLKASDQFIQSDENIKEYFSYTEQKYGESKASEQQNGNDHDSETKEDEIFTAEVEGLPRIHEKCTELFSATLNEEFWNSNGKMGAFFHPQECGNSECVHTHPNQNAENTENMLETKQCTELRLKEAQSHGLPVQEQIPAHIEQLLYENMERDKKHSEESLEEEDSWSGGED, encoded by the exons ATGGAGGTCCCCAGCTACATGGGAACTGAGAAGTACCAGATGCTGGAGCTCAACAAGCGTTTGGAGACATACCTGGGCAGGGTGAAGTTCCTTGAGGAGGAGAACAAGCTGCTACATGGGGAAGTTGAGGCTCTGAGGCAGAGTAAGAACCAGCGGGTCTGGAAAGGACAGCTGGAGGGTGAGCTGAGGAAGACCAGGGAGGAAGTGGAGGCAGCTTTGAGGGAGAAGGACAGGGTGGAGCTCGAAGTAAGCAATCTTAATGAGGAGCTGCAGATGCTTCAGCTACAGAGGAAGAAGGTGGCAGTTGCCCGGGCTGAGACCAAGAAGACAGTAGATGAAAGTAAGAAACAACTGGAGGAGGAACATAGAGGCCAGATCTGGCTACGAGAGAAGCTGGCTCAACTGGAGAAAGAGCTGCAGTTCCACATGGAGGTCCACCAAGAGGATGTCTCACTCCTGCAAACCCAGATAATCCACACCCAGTATGTCCCTCCTCATACTTATGTTCAACCACAGCTACTTGGCCTTGAGGACATAAAGCAAGAGTTCTCCCAGAGGGCTGCCCGGGCATGGCAGGAGGCAGCGGGATCATTTCAGAACCAGGTTCAGCGTCTGGAAGACTCTCTGACCCAGGCCAAGTCTCGTATGGCCCAGGTGAGCCAAGAGAAGAAGGAGAGCTACTTGATGGCCCAGTGCCTAGCCAAGGAGCTGGAAGCAGCCCAGGCCAAGAAGGAGCTCCTTGAGAAGAACGTTTCTCAACAGAAGGACAGGCAGCTGAAAGAGCTCCAGCACCTAGAG GTGCATCTGGAGGCCCTGGAAAGCGAGAAAGCAGAGCTTAGTAACCAGACTGCGGCTATTCTGAAGGACAGACACAACCTGCTGCAGCTGAAGCTGTCGCTGGGGCTGGAGGTGGCCACATACAG AACTCTACTAGACAGTGAGAGTCTGAGACCACGTGTGTCTCCCAAAATTTACTACCAGAGTGCCAGCACTTCCC GTGAAGTGCCAAAGCATCAGACTATTAAACAAAGCCTTACCCCCACCATTTCAGTAAAGCCTGGGAGGAGGTCTGAGATGACTGCACCAACAATGGCCCCAGCAAGCCTTCAGGCCCCAAAAGTCAACCCTAACGAAAAGTCCATCAGATCTGAAATGACAAATAATGAGGAAGATGGATGGTGTGCAGAGTCACCCGGTTCTCCAGGTTGGTCAACACATTACTCAAAAGCAGATGTGATTGACAGCAGTTTAAGTGGAGATGTAAGAGCCGTTGAGGCCGATGAGGGGGAGGACCATGCCTACGCTCTCTCTGAGCAAATGGCACAAGAATTAAGAGCCACTGTAATTAGTCTAGACACATCTGTCACCGAGACGTCTGCCATCAGGGAAACGCACATTAAAGAAATGGAGGAGGAATGTAATTTAGAGATCGCTGGGCTCGAAAAAAATCTGACAAAGCAGCCGTCCCTTGCAGGAGAAGAGTTAGACCAGGAttcaaaaaacacattaaaatgtttGACAGTGACACCCCAATTCGCTGTTGACATCAAAGGGCTCCTTAGCTCTGAACAAACACTTGatgtttctgaaaaagaaaatccAGATGCTTTGAAGGCCGATCAACTGGAAGACAACTTTAGTGACAGACCTGTAGAGGAGGTCTCTGAAATGACTGAAAAGTACCTTCCAGTTGAAGCTGTAGATGAATCATTGTTAGTATGGGGTGAAAAACAAGTAGGGTCAGAGGAGGTTAATGGAATGGAAAGCATGACATCGGGATCTAAGTCAGAACCAGAATCAGAAAGAGAATTAGAACTGGAAACCATCCCAAATGAGACAGATTCCTTTGGCTTTGAGGCTTTAGTTAGTAATCAGTCCAACTCTGCGGAGTTAATGCTGGATGAGAAAACTGCAGAAGAATCACAGTCATCTATGACAGAAGTAAAGGGTATGCAGTTTTCGGAAGAGATTTCTTTGAATCACAGGCAGACAACAACATCTTATGAAGAAAGTAAGGACAATGTGGGGAGCATGGCCCACCAGCAAGTGGACGAACTGACTCTGGAAGAATGTAGAACTTGTGAACTGAAGGGATGCGTACGTAAATTAGAGGAAGAGAATGCAGGAGATGTAGCAGAACAGACGTGTGATAATGGGGAGAGAGATGAGGAAAAAATAGATGGAGTGATGGAGGTAGGAGAAGAAAATCAGAGTTTCCACACCAGCACTTTGATTTTCGAGTGCCCAAGAGTAGAGAAAACTAATGAACAGCAAGTGCATTTATTCACCAATGCGGAGCAACAAGAATTCTCTGACAATGACGACGTTTCGAATGCCACCAATTCATGGAGAACAGGGGGAGATCTTGACAGCACTGATAGCTATGCTTTGGAGAACACGCTTGCCGACACCCGTCCCTTGATCCGATACAGGAGTGATGAGACAGACATGAACACTCAAGCATCACACTTAGGCGAGACCGActccagtgaggatgaagaACAAGAGTCAGGAGCGGGAATttttgaaaaggaaaaaaggtACAGCCTCGGTTCTAGAGGCGACCGGATGATAGAGGATCTCATTGAAGAGCCAGAATGGGAGGAGATACAAAAGAGCGAGAATGCAGGCTGCTTTAATAATAGAGAGACTGATACAAGTCAAATAGAGGAGGATGATGGTCACGGAATTGATAAAATTGAAGAGAAAGAGATACATTTTGAAGGCAATGTTGGATGTTTGGAATCTGATGGAAAATCTGTACTGGAGATAGACAGGAAAGCAATGTTAAGTGAAGAGAATATAGACCTAGATCAAGCAGAACAGGACAGGGCTCTTGGAAATAAGGCATATGACCAGACAAACCTGAATAAGGACATGGGTGATCATGTTGATGGAATCGTAAGTACAGGTTCAACTGACACCAAAGCAGATTTAGAAAAATATTGTTATGATAAAGCCACACCCCTAAGTAGTATGGAGGTGGACAGCAATTTTCTACCACAAGAAACAGACTCAACTGATATCAAAGCAGATTTAGAGAAAGACGGTGAAGATGACCCCACAACCCAAATTAATTGGGAGGTGGACAGCAATTTTCTACCACAAGCAACAGATTCAACTGATATCAAAGCAGACTTAGACAAAGACAGTGAAGATGACCCCACaacccaaattaatttggaggtGGACAGCAATTTTCTACCACAAGCAACAGATTCAACTGATATCAAAGCAGATTTAGAGAAAGACAGTGAAGATGACCCCACaacccaaattaatttggagatGGACAGCAATTTTCTACCACAAGCAACAGATTCAACTGATATCAAAGCAGATTTAGAGAAAGACAGTGAAGATGACCCCACaacccaaattaatttggaggtGGACAGCAATTTTCTACCACAAGCAACAGATTCAACTGATATCAAAGCAGATTTAGAGAAAGACAGTGAAGATGACCCCACAACCCAAATTAATTGGGAG ATGGACAGCAATTTTCTACCACAAGCAACAGATTCAACTGATATCAAAGCAGATTTAGAGAAAGACAGTGAAGATGACCCCACAACCCAAATTAATTGGGAGGTGGACACCAATTTTCTACCACAAGCAACAGATTTAACTGATATCAAAGCAGATTTAGAGAAAGACAGTGAAGATGACCCCACAACCCAAATTAATTGGGAGGTGGACACCAATTTTCTACCACAAGCAACAGATTCAGCTGATATCAAAGAAGATTTAGAGAAAGACAGTGAAGATGACCCCACAACCCAAATTAATTGGGAG atGGACAGCAATTTTCTACCACAAGCAACAGATTCAACTGATATCAAAGCAGATTTAGAGAAAGACAGTGAAGATGACCCCACaacccaaattaatttggaggcGGAGAGCAAGTTTCTACCACAAGAAACAGATTCAACTGATATCAAAGCAGATTTAGAGAAAGACAGTGAAGATGACCCCACaacccaaattaatttggaggcGGACAGCAATTTTCTGCCACAGCAAGGAACTATAGAATGTGAGGAATTCATGGAGCCAAAGAGTCATGCCAGCTGTGACAGTGAAACAAACCTtgtcaatcctgttaatatcaACAGTGAAGAAAGCTCAGGGAATTTGTCAGACAATGAGGAAGGTATCAGAAAAGAATCATTTGTTGAGAACTTCACGATATCATCATATGGGCAGTCACCATCCACTGAAAATGACAACACCAGTGAGATATTACATTCACAAACTGTGACTTCAGACGAAGGGTCAGAAAAAGTGCTGAAAAGTGAGGTAACGGAAATGCGTCCTGAGCAGAAAGAGGAGGATGGCGAGAACTCATCCATGCTAACAAATGTGGATTTCAACGATGATCTCTCATTGCACAGTGAGATCACAAGCATCGCAGAAGTTCTAGAACATACTGCCATATCAGACTTAGAGGATTCGTACAGTTCTGAAGATGACTCACCCAATGCCAGTCAGTCATTAAAATCTATCAATCAGGAGGACATCTCTGAAAATCACAAAGAGAAGGAAACAATGACATGTTCTGTGAATGATTCTGGATTAATAGGAGGGACAGAGAAGCATTTTCCAAAATTATCCAGCACCTCTATAGAAAATGCCTGGGGCAGCAGTGATCACATCCAAGATGATAAGAGGGGGATTCTAGGCACAGATTTAAAGGCATCTGaccagtttatccaaagtgacgaaaacataaaagaatacttttcatACAccgagcaaaaatatggagagTCAAAAGCTTCGGAACAGCAAAATGGAAACGATCATGATAGTGAAACAAAGGAAGATGAGATCTTCACAGCAGAAGTTGAGGGACTTCCCCGAATACATGAAAAATGCACAGAGTTGTTCAGCGCCACTCTTAATGAAGAGTTCTGGAATTCTAATGGAAAGATGGGAGCCTTCTTTCATCCACAGGAGTGTGGGAATTCGGAATGCGTTCACACGCACCCTAATCAGAACGCGGAAAATACAGAGAACATGCTAGAAACAAAACAATGCACAGAATTAAGACTAAAGGAGGCTCAATCACACGGTCTACCAGTGCAAGAGCAGATCCCGGCTCACATCGAGCAGCTATTGTACGAAAACATGGAAAGAGACAAGAAACATTCTGAAGAATCTCTGGAAGAGGAAgactcctggtctggtggagaAGATTAG